The following nucleotide sequence is from bacterium.
GCGCGCTGCTTGGGGTGCTCGCGTCCCGCGTCCGTCACGGGGTCGGCGTCGATCTCACCGCCGCAATGCTGGAGCAGGCGCGTGCGCGGCTGCGCAGCCTCCGGGCCGGTAGCGTCTCCCTCGTGCGCGGCGAAGCGGCGCGGCTCCCGTTCGCCTCGGGGGCCTTTTCGATTGCGGTGACCACGTACACGCTGCATCACTTCGGCGAGGTGCGCGGCGTGCTGCGCGAGATGATCCGCGTGTTGCGCTCCCCGGGACGGCTGGTGATCGGCGACCTGGTGGGCGCCGAGGACAACCACGCGCGGGCGCTCGCGAACGAGATCGAACGCCTGCGGGACCCGGCGCACATCGAGCTGCACAGCGTCCGAGGCATCGAAGCGCTGCTGGCGTCCGAAGGCCTCGCCGTCACGGGGCGCGTGGAGGGCAGCACGGAGCGCGAACTCGGCGACTGGCTGCGGCTGGCCCACGCCCCGCCGGAACGCTCACGCCTCGTCCGCGAACGTCTGCTCGGGACGTTGTCCCACGATACGGCCGGGATGGCCCCCTCGCTCGAGGGAGAGACCGTCCGGTTCGTGCATCATTGGGCCGTCGTGGGGGCGCGCAAGCCCTAGCCCGGGCCGCCGCAGGTCGACAATTCCCCGCCGGCCGTGCTGGTATACTACGGGTACACCGATTCGCCATCGGGGGCGCGTTTGTGATGGGACACTATAACGCACCGCTGCTGCCGCCGCGCGTTGTCGCCGACCTGATCGGGCTATCCCCGGCATCGCTCCGCCGCTGGGACGCGGCGCTGCTCCCGGGCGCCGCGCGGCGCCCGCGCCGGTACTCCTGGGCCGAGGTGGAGACGCTGCAGCGGGCGGTTCAC
It contains:
- a CDS encoding methyltransferase domain-containing protein translates to MSGLDPSGASARRLNEERFTATAASYATSGIADRHAEYEAVLRLAEPAPADRVLDVGCGPGALLGVLASRVRHGVGVDLTAAMLEQARARLRSLRAGSVSLVRGEAARLPFASGAFSIAVTTYTLHHFGEVRGVLREMIRVLRSPGRLVIGDLVGAEDNHARALANEIERLRDPAHIELHSVRGIEALLASEGLAVTGRVEGSTERELGDWLRLAHAPPERSRLVRERLLGTLSHDTAGMAPSLEGETVRFVHHWAVVGARKP